A part of Planctomycetota bacterium genomic DNA contains:
- a CDS encoding bifunctional riboflavin kinase/FAD synthetase, with translation MKKAIITWGIFDGMHRGHQQLINKVVVWAKKARGTPLVLTFYEHPDKVLLDKQPPTLTSLEHRFSLLRNSGIKEIIALPFASGLRNLSPEAFVRDILLNWLNIFGLVVTSNLRFGKDKQGNLALLKKLCKKYHLNLKTIQPVYYKDKIISSTRIRQAISQGNLREAKAMLGRPITLMGTVVTGSGRGRKLGIPTANLDLHHEIAPPNGVYTGRARVNGHYLKALTNIGTRPTFDKGKKVIVEVHIIGLKSYNNLYGKTVELELIRKIRGEKKFRNAAELLRQIEKDKKYCSK, from the coding sequence ATGAAAAAAGCTATCATTACCTGGGGGATATTTGACGGGATGCACCGCGGTCACCAGCAGCTTATCAATAAAGTAGTCGTATGGGCAAAGAAAGCCAGGGGTACTCCGCTTGTCCTCACCTTTTACGAGCATCCGGATAAAGTCCTGCTGGATAAACAACCACCCACCCTGACCTCGCTTGAACACCGCTTTTCACTGCTCCGGAATAGTGGAATAAAGGAAATCATCGCCTTGCCATTCGCCTCTGGACTACGCAATCTTTCACCTGAAGCCTTTGTACGCGATATACTTTTGAACTGGCTTAATATCTTTGGACTGGTCGTTACCTCTAACCTTCGTTTCGGGAAAGACAAACAAGGCAACCTCGCACTGTTAAAGAAGCTCTGCAAAAAATATCATCTAAACCTAAAAACCATCCAACCGGTTTATTATAAGGATAAAATCATCAGCAGCACCAGAATACGCCAAGCGATAAGCCAAGGAAATCTCAGGGAAGCAAAGGCAATGCTCGGGAGGCCGATTACCCTGATGGGCACGGTGGTCACGGGAAGCGGACGTGGCAGGAAACTCGGCATCCCTACGGCAAACCTCGATTTGCACCACGAAATCGCGCCGCCCAACGGAGTCTATACGGGCCGCGCGCGCGTTAACGGCCATTACCTTAAAGCCCTGACCAATATCGGCACCAGACCCACTTTCGATAAAGGCAAGAAAGTGATTGTGGAAGTCCATATCATAGGATTAAAATCCTATAATAACCTTTACGGCAAGACCGTGGAGTTAGAACTAATCAGGAAAATACGTGGGGAAAAGAAA